A genomic segment from Hyalangium gracile encodes:
- a CDS encoding ferritin-like domain-containing protein — MRWSDWRKHFEMNRQRPLPEGVERAEEVPEAWRPALAGSLATFQLGEAGEGRIAHEIDRAHLPGIDADYRAALKLFVAEEGRHARILGLMVRGLGGKLLARNWTERLFVFGRRLLGLRLKLMVLLVAEVIGGAFYGLLASRLPEGGLRRGLEQICEDEQHHLDYHGEFFARQGWGVLTRAAWQAAWWSVAMAAMGVVLVDHRRTLRTMGIPLTEAARAFVGLVREAASHLPVFPEREARGAVPAPR, encoded by the coding sequence ATGCGGTGGAGCGACTGGCGCAAGCACTTCGAGATGAACCGGCAGCGGCCTCTGCCCGAGGGCGTGGAGCGAGCGGAGGAGGTGCCCGAGGCCTGGCGCCCGGCGCTCGCCGGGTCGTTGGCGACCTTTCAGCTGGGCGAGGCGGGCGAGGGACGCATCGCGCATGAGATCGATCGGGCGCACCTGCCCGGCATCGACGCGGACTACCGCGCGGCGTTGAAGCTCTTCGTGGCGGAGGAAGGGCGACATGCACGCATCCTGGGGCTGATGGTGCGCGGGCTGGGCGGCAAGCTGCTGGCGCGCAACTGGACCGAGCGCCTCTTCGTCTTCGGGCGTCGGCTGCTGGGGCTGCGGCTGAAGCTGATGGTGCTGCTGGTGGCGGAGGTGATTGGTGGCGCCTTCTACGGGCTGCTGGCCTCGCGGCTGCCGGAGGGTGGGCTGCGGCGGGGGCTGGAGCAGATCTGCGAGGACGAGCAGCACCACCTGGACTACCACGGTGAGTTCTTCGCGCGGCAGGGCTGGGGCGTGCTGACGCGCGCGGCGTGGCAGGCGGCGTGGTGGAGCGTCGCGATGGCGGCGATGGGGGTGGTGCTGGTGGACCACCGCCGCACGCTGCGGACGATGGGCATCCCGCTCACGGAGGCGGCGCGGGCCTTCGTGGGGCTGGTGCGAGAGGCCGCCAGCCACCTGCCCGTGTTCCCCGAGCGCGAAGCCCGGGGAGCCGTGCCCGCCCCGCGGTGA